Part of the Sphingobium lignivorans genome is shown below.
CTTGCGGCGACCGTCAGTGGCGGCGGTGGGGGCGGCGGGCCTCCTTTCACGGCGTCGCTCTTCTGGTCGGGTGCCTGCTGGCCGCAGGCCGCGAGGACCAGCGGGAGAAGCGCCAGCGGGAAAGCACCCGCAATCCGGACGCGCACCTTCATGAAGGCTCTCCCGCCTGCGCCTGCCGGGTCACGGAGCCGATCCCGCTCTTGCCGGGCGCGATCACCCCATGGGGATCGAGCGCGGCCTTCACCCGGTCGTTCAGCTTCCCCAGCGCGCCATCGTTGAAATCATAAGTGGAGGCGACCAGGTCCATATAATCGAGATGCGTGCGATATTCGCCGTAGCCCTGCGCCTTCGCGTCGGCGACCAATGCGCGGATGAAGGGATCGACGCGGGCCATCATGGCGGGATCGTCCTTGTCCAGCAGGATGGCATTGACGTTGATGAGGTGGCGCTCGCCAAAGGCGAAGCTCGCCTGATAGTCCATGCCATATTCTTTGTAGCGCTCGTAGGTCCGGCGGAACTGCGCCATGGCCGCGCTGCCCGATTGCGGCAGGACCGGGGAGAAGCCGATATGCCCGCCCCGGCCGCCATGCCAGTTGGCATTCTGCATGGGAAAGGTGATCGGCGTGCCGGTCCAGCCGGTCATTTCCAGCGGATCGCCGCGTTTCCAGTTCGTCGGCTTCATGCTCAGCGGCTTGAGCTTGTTCATCTCGCGTTCGAGAATGGCATAGGCTTCGCGGTTGATGGTCTCGCGTCCGTAGAGCCGCAGACTGACGCCCCACCAGCCCATCTGGAACTTCTTGCGGATCGCCGCGATGACCGCGTCCGACAGCGCGCCTTTCTGGTCCGTCCACTCGTTGCGCGTGGTCAGAATGGCGGCGGCGCGCAGCCAGTTGCCGATCGTCGGTGATTGCTGGAGGACGCCTTCCCGGCGCAGGGGTGCGATGGCATCGATCAGCGGGCCGAGATCGTCCGGCTTGTCGAATTCCAGGTCCATGCCCATCAGCGATTCCGGCTCGGGCATGAGCCAGAGGCCCGCCTTGGTGACGATGCCGAAATTGGATTGCACGAACATCTGGTCCCAGGCCGGCCCGAAGCCGAAGCGATAGAGCTGCCAGGTCGGCGAGTTGGTGAGCGCGCCCATGCCGGTGCGGACCAGCGTGCCGTCGGCCAGCACCACTTCCATGCCGCACAGCTTCGTCGTGTGCTCGCCATAGGGCGTGTATCCCACGCCCCGGTCCAGCGCATTGCCGATCACCGAGCCCCAGCTGTTGCCCGGCGTCGAGAGCCAGTGCTTGAGGCCGCGCGCCTTCAGGAAATCGTAGAGATCGTAGAAGCCGACGCCGGGCTCCAGCAGCACCGTGCCGTTCTCCTCGTCATATTCGATCTTCTTCATCCGCGAGAGGTCGAGAATGACGGAGCCCGCCAGCACGGGTGCCGAGCCGCCATAACCGAGATTCTTGCCCCGGCTGATCGGCCAGAGCGCGATCCTGTGCTCGGCCGCGATGCGCACGATCGCCTGGATCTGCTCCACCGTGTCCGGCGCGATGGCACCGGCCGGGCGATGCAGATTGTCGTCGACCGCGAAGGCATCGGCGTAGGCCTCCTGGTCCTGCGCATCGAAGAACAGATTTTGCGCACCGACCACGGCGGCGAAGCTGCGGCGCGCGGCGGCCATCTGTTCCGGGCTGGTGGTGTGGCGTGTGGATGACGGCATGGCTTTATCCGGTCTGTGCACCCCCTTGCTGACGCCTCGGTGACCTTGCTCGCCCCTCCCGGTGCGGCCGGCCGTTGTCCCGCGCGTTCAGCAAGACGATCTGTGAGTTGTAACGATCGTTATATGTTCGACGGCTTGTCCCTGACGCGCCCCGGCCTCCTATGCTGGTTTGTCGAGGCGACGTTCGTTCGGGTCAAGCTTCAGCATCTCCGGGCTCTTGAGGGCCGGGTCCCAATGCTCGACGATCTTGCCGTCCTCGATCCTGAACAGGTCGAACCAGCTCGTATGATAAGGCTCGCCTTCCGCGTCGCGCTCGGGACGAACGAACGTGAACTGCACCATGTCCCGCTCGGCGACGATGGAGACCAGCGGCAGTTCGATCGTCGGCTTGATGTCGCGTTCGGGGCGCGATGCCCGGATGAAGGCGCTCAGGGCATCCCGGCCGCTCACCACATTGGGATTGTGCTGGATATAGTCCGGCCCGATGAAATCGCTCACCCGATCCGCGCGCCCGGCCTGCAGGACGATGCGGTACATGTCATAGCACAGCCGCTTGTTCCGCGCGATCGCGGGATCGGCGCTGGCGAGCATCGCGTCGTGATCGGCCGCGACGACCGGGGTCGTCTGGCCCGGAATCGGCTCGGCGGCCGCGACCAGCACTGTCCTGCCGCTCAAGAGGGCTGCTCCTCGTTCCAGGGGCGCGGCCATTTGCGCGTGTCATCCCAATGCTCGACGATCAGGCCGTCCTCGAGCCGGAACATGTCGAAGGCATGGCCCATATAGGTCTCGCCCGGCCGGGTCGGGTCGGGCTGCGCCTGTTCCCAGATGGCCACGACATAGTCGCCCTGGGCCACCGTGCGCAGCAGTTCCTTGCGAGCGGGCGGCGTGAAGCCTTCCGGCAGATTGCGGATGATCTTGACCAGATGCAGGATATGCTCCCGGCCGGAGGGCATGTTCACATTGTGCTGGATATAGTCGGGGTGGATATATTTGAGGACCGCTTCCGGGTCGCCTTCGTAGATCACGCCCTTCCACATCTCCATCACGATCGCGGCATTGCGCTCTTCAAGGGTGGGTTGGTCTGTCATGCCTGCCTCATGTCAGCGCGTAGTAACGCAGCACATTGCCTTCGACATGGCGCTCGCCCACGCCGATGAAGACATGTTTGGTGAGCCAGTCATGCTTGCCGACCGGCGTCTCGAAGCTCGGCTGGCCGCGAAGATAATATTCCTGCTGCTCGACCGGCGCCCCGCCGCGGAACGCCCAGTCGCGGATCCGTTCCATCGTCTCGGGCTTGCGGCCCCATAGGAAACCCTTGTTGTTGAGGAGGATGAGCGTGCCGTCTTCCTCCTCAAGCATGTAGCGCGCATCGAACACGGCGACGTCGTCCGGTCGGAAAAAGGCATAGTCGCCGCCCGAGCCCGGCACGGCCTTGCCGCGCAGGCGCGGCCCCTCGAAGGTGCCGCTTTCCACATAGACCGCGCCGCGATTGCCGCCCCAGGGCGTGTTGTTGATCATCTGGACGCGCGGAAAGGTGAGCCGCACTTCCATCACGAACTCCAGCCGGGGGTTGTCCAGGGTGGAGAAGGGTCCCGTGAAGGCGTCAGTCATGGGACAGCCTCCGGGCCGGCGCGGCGGCCGTCGGGGACATCGCGTTCATGCCGGTCGGGCGGCAGGATGGTGGAACTGGGCGCAAGGCTAGCCTCTCCTTTTTATCTTCGTTGGGAGGCATGGTAACGATCGTTATTATGCCCTGCAAGAGGCGATGCGCACCCTCGCGCCGGACCCGAAGGCATCGTGCGTCGCCCGAAGGCGCCGGACAGAGCCGGATCCGGACGGGCTTTCCGCGCGATGTCGCGGTGACGCGCGGATCATCAACGGCCTTGACGAAATCGAACGCGCCGCCGCAGATAGCCCCCATGTCAAACCCATCCGACCCGTCCGAGACGCCGCAGACGTTACAGTCCAACCTGAGCGAAGAAGCCGAAATGCTTCACAATATCCTCAAGCTGGCAAACCGGCTGATGGCGCCTTTTTCGACGTTTCTTGCCCATGAACATCGCATCAGCCTCAACGAATTCCGGGTGATGATGCAGATCGGATTCTACAACACGACCGCGAGTCACGAGCTGGTCGAGCTGACCGGCGTCAATGCGATGAGTATCTCGCGCGCGGTCGCCACGCTCGAGCGGCATGGCCGCGTGGTCACGGTCCCCGATCCGACCAATCGCCGACGCAAGCGACTGACCCTGACGGCCGAGGGCGAGCGGCTGTTCCGCGCGATGCGTCCGGCCACGGATCTTGTCGCCCAGTATCTCCTGTCGCGACTCAAGCCCCATGAGAAGGCGGCGCTCGATCATATCCTGCGCACGCTCATCGACACGCTGGAAGCGAAGGACGAAGAAGGTCGCTCGCTGTTCCTGGAGCACACCCGCCCGGATCGCGCGGTCGAGCCCTGAATGCGAAGACGGATCGACATTCAACCTCTGAAGCGCATTGCCTCCCTGTAAAACGTCATGCTGAACTTGTTTCAGCATCCATTTCGCGTCCGAGACCGGAGCTTGAAGGCACGATGGATGCTGAAACAAGTTCAGCATGACGAAAATATTGGCAGGAAGAGTCCTGTTCAACGGACGAAATGAACGTCGATACCCCCTAGGGCTGATCGACATTCAGATGATGGCGTGGCGAAAATGGTGGTTTCTCGGGACCCGGCGCGCAGCGTACTCAAGGTACGTGAGCACCGGAAGACCGAGAAAGCGCCATTTGCAGTCCGCCAGCGCTGGATGTCGACCAGCCCTAGCCCATGCCGCGCCCGCTTGCGGTGGTGACCGGCACGGGCTGCGCCACGTCCCAATGCTCGACGATCAGGCCATCCTCGAATCGGAAAATGTTCATCAGCGCATGGCCCGGGTCTTCCGGTCCCTGGCGGCCGATGAGGTGCGCGACGGCATAGTCGCCGTCCACCAGGATGCGCCGCACGTCCATGGTGACGGTGGGCCGGGCCAACAGGCCTTCGAGATGCGCAATGGCGGCTTCCCGGCCATCGGTGACCGCGGGATTATGCTGCATATAGTCGACATGAACGTAACGTTCGAAGGCTTCGCGAACCTTCATTTCGTCATAATATAATCGCACGAAGTCCAGAAATGCAGCGCGCGTGCGGTTCGTGCGGGCGGCATATTCGGGCGTGGAAGCTTCTGTAAGCTCGGCGGTTCGCATGTTCATGGCCTATCCTCCTCCTTGATCCGCTCGTTTCGCGCGGTTTGCCGGATTTTTCGATGTGGTCGCGAGGCTGATGTCAGCTCGATTGACCAATTGTAACGTTCGTTATATTGTTCTGCGTCTGGCTTCAAACCACTTTCAAGGTGGGAGGGCAAGGAGAGGAAGCGATGCGGGCAAGCGATATCCTGATCGAATGGTGCGTCGGCGCGGCTTCCGGCCTTGCGCGAGGTGAGGCTGCGGCCGCGCCTGGCTTGCGGAGCGGCGCCGCGATTGCAGGCGACGCCACTCCGGCTCTCGTCGCCGAGTCAGACCATTGGCTCTTGTCCGCATGATCCGCGGCGGGCCGGCACGACAATCGACACAGATAAGCATCAACAGAAAAGAAGGGGAGGAAGCATGAACACCATATTTTTGCGCGGCTGCACCAGCGCGTTCGTGATCGCTGCGGCGAGCTTGGGCGCGAGCCAGGGATGGGCGCAGGACGCCGCCGCCGGGGCGCCCGCGCCTCAGGACGAGCGCGTCGACGCGGCCGAGGGCGATATCGTCGTCACGGCGCAGCGCCGTTCGGAGCGTTTGCAGGATGTCCCGATTTCCGTCTCGGTGGTCGGCGGCGAGCGGCTCGCCCGTGACAATCTGACGAGCCTGTCCGCGGTCGCCGATCGCCTCGCCAATGTGCGCATCACGCCCGGGCCGTTCGACCAGTTGAACATTCGCGGCATCGGCTCGTCCAACAACACCGGCTTCGAACAGTCGGTGGCGACCTTCGTCGACGGTGTCTATCGCTCGCGTCCGCGCGCCATCCGCGCCGCCTTGTTCGATGTCGAGCGGGTCGAGGTGCTCAAGGGGCCGCAGACCACCTTCTTCGGCAATAACGCGATCGCGGGCGCGCTCAACATCACCACGCGCAAGCCGGGCAACGCCTTCGAGGCCAATGCCTCCGCGCTTTACGGCACTTATGGCGAATATAATGTCGAGGCCGGCGTGACCGCGCCGCTCGGCGAGATGCTGAGCGTGCGCCTGGCCGGCCGGCTTTCGGGGATGGACGGCTTCGTGAAGAACGAGTTCACGGGCAAGGATGGGCCAAGGGAGCGCAACCGGGTCGGGCGCGCGTCGATCGCCTTCACGCCGAGCGCCAACTTCCGTTCGGATCTTCGCTTCGACACCGGCAAGATGTCGGCGCAGGATTTCCTGCCTTTCGAGCTAGAGCATTGTCCCCCGCCCTCGCCTTTCCCGGTCGGCGGCAGCTGCGCCAACTATATCGCGGCCAATGGCGGCCCCGTCGACGACGAGTTGAACTGGCGCAATTCCAGCCGCCCCGGCAAGCTGGACTATGCCTTCAACGAGCTGGGCTGGACCAACTCGCTCAGCATCGGCGATTACACGCTGAACGCCATCACTGGCTATTTCGATCATGATACGGAATATCTGCAGCAGCTCATCCCCTCGCCCGTTCCCGGGATCGGCGGGGGCAGCCTGCTGCCGGTCTTCCAGCGCGAGACGTTCAGCCAATGGTCGCAGGAAATTCGCCTCGTCTCCCCCACGGGGGGCTTCCTCGAATGGCAGCTGGGCGCCTATTATGGCAGCAGCAAGATGCGCAACAATGGCGTGACGGGCTTCTTCTTCGCGCCCTTCGGCGCGTCCGCGCCGCCCTATACCGCCCAGACGCCCGTTGCCGGGCGCCTGACGGTGCATGAGGATGCCACCACCAAATCGGTGTTCGGCGCCGCCACGCTGCGGCCGGTGGACCGGGTCAAGCTCAACCTCGGCCTGCGTTACTCGGTGGTCTCGAAGGACGCTTTCCGCGCCCTGCACAACGGCACGGCGGACCCGAACTTCCCGACACCGGAGAACTATGTGCCGGCCAGCAAGGCCGTCAGCGATACGCTGAACGCCATCCTCGGCTCGAACAACATGGATTTCCCGGATCCCTCGCGCGAGGATGATAAGCTCATGCCGTCCGTGAGCGTACAGTTCGATGCGACACCGGACCTCACGGCTTACGCGAGCTACACTAAGGGCTTCAAGGCCGGCGGCTACAGCGGCGGCTCGGCCGGCGGGGATTTCGGGCCTGAGACGGTCAATGCCTATGAAGTCGGCCTGAAGGGCAATCTCTTCGCCCGGCAGGTCACATTCTCGCTGAGCGCGTTCCGGGGCGATTATTCGGGCCTTCAGGAATCCGTGTCGGAGACCCTGCCCAGCGGCACGGTGCGCGTCAGCGTCGCCAATGCCGCGTCCGCCCGATCACAAGGCGTGGAATTCTCGGCGAGCTGGCGCATGACCAGCTGGCTCACTGCGAGCACGGACCTTGCTTATCTGGACGCGATCTACCTCAATTATGACGGTGCACCCTGTTCGTCGATCCAGACGCTGCTCGGCGCCTCGGCCGGCTGCGTCGGCCGGCGGCAGGACCTCTCCGGCAAGCGGCGCGGCTTCGCACCCGAATGGACCGGCAATTTTCGCCTCGATGCGACCATTCCGGCCGGAGACATGCAGGTGCGGATCTCGCCGCTCCTCTATTTCAGCTCCTGGTACTTCCAGTCCTCCACGGCGGACGACCTGATCCGGCAGAAAGGCTTCGCGAAAGTCGATCTGCGCGTCGGCGTCGGGCCGCAGGATGATCGCTGGAGCGTGGCGGTGATCGGCCAGAACCTGACCGACCGCGCCACCGCCGGGTTCCGCCAGACGGTGAGCGGCGCCAATGGCTCGGTCTCGGCCCTGGCCGAGCGTCCGCGCACGGTCGCGGTCCAGCTGACCGCGCGCTACTGAGATGGGAGGGCGGCGGGGCCTTGCTCCGCCGCCCGACACGGGCCCGCCGCAGGGCCGGCACAGGGTAGAGACAGGAGAGCCTCGCGCATGAAGTCGCCCTTGATGATGATGCTGGTCGCCTTCGCCGCCACGTCCATGAGCCATGCCCAGACCGTCACCACGGCCGAAGGGCAGGCAGCGCTGCTCGCCAGCGCGGACAGCAAGCTCCAAGCCAACAAGAAGCTCGTCTATGACATGTATCGCGAGGTGCTGCTCGGCGGCCGCGCCGATCTGGTCGATCGCTACTTCACGGTCGAATATCTGCAGCATAATCCCAACGTCGCATCGGGCCGCGATGCGCTGGCAAAGTTCATTCGCGGGTCGCGGCCCGAGCGTCCGGTCAATCCCACGATCACGCTGCCGCTCATCACCATCATGGCCGAGCGCGACCTCGTTCTGGTCGTGACGCAGCGCCCGATGCGCGACGAAGGCGGTGAAGGCTATGTGACGAGCTGGTTCGATCTTTTCCGCATTGCCGATGGCAGGATCGCCGAGCATTGGGATCCGGCGCTGAAGTCCGCCGCAATGCTTCGGTTCGATCCCAACAGCGTGCCCGAGGCGCTGTCGGCGATCGAAGCGGAGACCGCGAAGGATGAAAAGAAACCCGGGGGCGACCCCGAACGCTGATATCATGCAAGCCGGTGCGACCGATCGCCCGGAGTCGGCCACGACGTCATCTGGAGGAACGATATGGACCATGAATTCAAGCTGCTGATCGACGGCAAGGCCGTCGATGGCGCAAGCAGTTTCGATGTCATCAATCCTGCGACCGGAGAAGCGTTCGCGCAATGCCCGAAGGCGGACGCGGCGATGCTCGAGGACGCGGTGGCCGCTGCCCGGCGGGCTTTCCCCGCATGGTCCGCCCTGCCCATCGAGGAGCGCGCCGCGCGGGTCAACGCGCTTGCCGATGCGCTGGAAGCGCGCGCCAGCGAGTTCGCGAGCCTGCTGACGCGCGAGCAGGGCAAGCCGATCGATCAGGCCATGTACGAGATCATGGGCAGCGTGTTCACGCTGCGCGCCTTCGCGGACATGCGGATCGAAACGAAGGTCCTGCGCGAGGGCGAGGGCAACACGGTCATCGAGCATCGCACGCCGCTCGGGGTCGTCGGCGCGATCACGCCGTGGAATTTCCCGGTGATCCTGCTGATGAACAAGCTCGGCCCGGCGCTGGTGACGGGCAATTGCGTGGTCGCCAAGCCGGCGCCCACGACGCCGCTCACCACGCTTCTCTTCGGGGAGCTCGCGAAGGACATTCTGCCGCCGGGCGTGT
Proteins encoded:
- a CDS encoding nuclear transport factor 2 family protein, producing the protein MNMRTAELTEASTPEYAARTNRTRAAFLDFVRLYYDEMKVREAFERYVHVDYMQHNPAVTDGREAAIAHLEGLLARPTVTMDVRRILVDGDYAVAHLIGRQGPEDPGHALMNIFRFEDGLIVEHWDVAQPVPVTTASGRGMG
- a CDS encoding TonB-dependent receptor, giving the protein MNTIFLRGCTSAFVIAAASLGASQGWAQDAAAGAPAPQDERVDAAEGDIVVTAQRRSERLQDVPISVSVVGGERLARDNLTSLSAVADRLANVRITPGPFDQLNIRGIGSSNNTGFEQSVATFVDGVYRSRPRAIRAALFDVERVEVLKGPQTTFFGNNAIAGALNITTRKPGNAFEANASALYGTYGEYNVEAGVTAPLGEMLSVRLAGRLSGMDGFVKNEFTGKDGPRERNRVGRASIAFTPSANFRSDLRFDTGKMSAQDFLPFELEHCPPPSPFPVGGSCANYIAANGGPVDDELNWRNSSRPGKLDYAFNELGWTNSLSIGDYTLNAITGYFDHDTEYLQQLIPSPVPGIGGGSLLPVFQRETFSQWSQEIRLVSPTGGFLEWQLGAYYGSSKMRNNGVTGFFFAPFGASAPPYTAQTPVAGRLTVHEDATTKSVFGAATLRPVDRVKLNLGLRYSVVSKDAFRALHNGTADPNFPTPENYVPASKAVSDTLNAILGSNNMDFPDPSREDDKLMPSVSVQFDATPDLTAYASYTKGFKAGGYSGGSAGGDFGPETVNAYEVGLKGNLFARQVTFSLSAFRGDYSGLQESVSETLPSGTVRVSVANAASARSQGVEFSASWRMTSWLTASTDLAYLDAIYLNYDGAPCSSIQTLLGASAGCVGRRQDLSGKRRGFAPEWTGNFRLDATIPAGDMQVRISPLLYFSSWYFQSSTADDLIRQKGFAKVDLRVGVGPQDDRWSVAVIGQNLTDRATAGFRQTVSGANGSVSALAERPRTVAVQLTARY
- a CDS encoding nuclear transport factor 2 family protein, whose translation is MSGRTVLVAAAEPIPGQTTPVVAADHDAMLASADPAIARNKRLCYDMYRIVLQAGRADRVSDFIGPDYIQHNPNVVSGRDALSAFIRASRPERDIKPTIELPLVSIVAERDMVQFTFVRPERDAEGEPYHTSWFDLFRIEDGKIVEHWDPALKSPEMLKLDPNERRLDKPA
- a CDS encoding nuclear transport factor 2 family protein — encoded protein: MTDQPTLEERNAAIVMEMWKGVIYEGDPEAVLKYIHPDYIQHNVNMPSGREHILHLVKIIRNLPEGFTPPARKELLRTVAQGDYVVAIWEQAQPDPTRPGETYMGHAFDMFRLEDGLIVEHWDDTRKWPRPWNEEQPS
- a CDS encoding FAD-binding oxidoreductase — its product is MPSSTRHTTSPEQMAAARRSFAAVVGAQNLFFDAQDQEAYADAFAVDDNLHRPAGAIAPDTVEQIQAIVRIAAEHRIALWPISRGKNLGYGGSAPVLAGSVILDLSRMKKIEYDEENGTVLLEPGVGFYDLYDFLKARGLKHWLSTPGNSWGSVIGNALDRGVGYTPYGEHTTKLCGMEVVLADGTLVRTGMGALTNSPTWQLYRFGFGPAWDQMFVQSNFGIVTKAGLWLMPEPESLMGMDLEFDKPDDLGPLIDAIAPLRREGVLQQSPTIGNWLRAAAILTTRNEWTDQKGALSDAVIAAIRKKFQMGWWGVSLRLYGRETINREAYAILEREMNKLKPLSMKPTNWKRGDPLEMTGWTGTPITFPMQNANWHGGRGGHIGFSPVLPQSGSAAMAQFRRTYERYKEYGMDYQASFAFGERHLINVNAILLDKDDPAMMARVDPFIRALVADAKAQGYGEYRTHLDYMDLVASTYDFNDGALGKLNDRVKAALDPHGVIAPGKSGIGSVTRQAQAGEPS
- a CDS encoding DUF3237 domain-containing protein, with product MTDAFTGPFSTLDNPRLEFVMEVRLTFPRVQMINNTPWGGNRGAVYVESGTFEGPRLRGKAVPGSGGDYAFFRPDDVAVFDARYMLEEEDGTLILLNNKGFLWGRKPETMERIRDWAFRGGAPVEQQEYYLRGQPSFETPVGKHDWLTKHVFIGVGERHVEGNVLRYYALT
- a CDS encoding nuclear transport factor 2 family protein: MKSPLMMMLVAFAATSMSHAQTVTTAEGQAALLASADSKLQANKKLVYDMYREVLLGGRADLVDRYFTVEYLQHNPNVASGRDALAKFIRGSRPERPVNPTITLPLITIMAERDLVLVVTQRPMRDEGGEGYVTSWFDLFRIADGRIAEHWDPALKSAAMLRFDPNSVPEALSAIEAETAKDEKKPGGDPER
- a CDS encoding MarR family winged helix-turn-helix transcriptional regulator; amino-acid sequence: MSNPSDPSETPQTLQSNLSEEAEMLHNILKLANRLMAPFSTFLAHEHRISLNEFRVMMQIGFYNTTASHELVELTGVNAMSISRAVATLERHGRVVTVPDPTNRRRKRLTLTAEGERLFRAMRPATDLVAQYLLSRLKPHEKAALDHILRTLIDTLEAKDEEGRSLFLEHTRPDRAVEP